In Nematostella vectensis chromosome 2, jaNemVect1.1, whole genome shotgun sequence, one genomic interval encodes:
- the LOC5521298 gene encoding pyridoxal phosphate phosphatase PHOSPHO2 — translation MSKWNIGKHLAVFDFDHTLVDGNTDTWITKLYPKTMELIRRCRKDGWCWTDIMDSAFQLLHANGFTQADFNKCFESLQFMEGMKETCIFLKEVGVQCIIISDSNTYFIEHLLLRDKLDSCFTDVFTNPAWWGQKGCLHVEHYHNHTCRMCPKNLCKMQALKTFINKQLAKGDGPFDSIVYLGDGSGDYCPSVGLEKGDYVFAREGYTLLKKLNEASPGVAAEVVPWNSGIEVLDFLQTLWACDNTM, via the coding sequence ATGAGCAAATGGAACATTGGCAAGCACTTGGCAGTTTTTGACTTTGACCACACACTTGTTGATGGTAACACTGACACATGGATAACTAAACTATACCctaaaacaatggaattaaTTCGCCGCTGTAGGAAGGATGGATGGTGCTGGACGGACATCATGGATAGTGCATTTCAATTGTTGCACGCAAATGGCTTCACTCAGGCAGATTTCAATAAATGTTTTGAAAGCCTGCAATTTATGGAAGGAATGAAAGAAACCTGCATATTTCTTAAGGAAGTTGGAGTTCAATGTATCATAATCTCAGACTCAAACACATACTTCATAGAGCATCTGCTTCTAAGAGACAAGTTAGATAGTTGCTTCACAGACGTGTTTACAAACCCAGCATGGTGGGGCCAAAAGGGATGTTTACATGTGGAGCATTACCACAATCACACCTGCAGAATGTGCCCCAAGAATCTTTGCAAGATGCAGGCGCTAAAGACTTTTATCAACAAGCAACTAGCAAAAGGGGATGGGCCATTTGATAGCATTGTATATCTTGGAGATGGTTCGGGTGACTATTGCCCATCAGTTGGATTAGAAAAAGGTGATTATGTGTTTGCAAGAGAGGGCTATACACTGTTAAAGAAGTTAAATGAGGCCAGTCCAGGAGTTGCTGCTGAGGTTGTTCCTTGGAATTCAGGCATCGAGGTCTTAGATTTTTTACAAACGTTATGGGCATGTGATAACACAATGTAA